AAGTATGAGCCTCCTCTATTGACTTTTCTATATCCTCCAAACTCAAACGATCTTCACCAtccaaatcaaataatttaaaacatctcccaacaattttatttatttttctatattcaCGTTGCCAGCAGCATTGATCCGCCAACTCatttatagaatttaaaaattgagaaggcaaaaaaaataatggaacaaAGCAATCATTTCATTTGAGAATCAAACGGCACCTAATAAACACCAAACTCCTTTTAGTCTAGATTCATCATCATGTACGTCTAGGAACCGGCCCCACCCACCAAATGCACGCATGATTAATCAAGAGTTGTCTTTTGTACCTTATAAATTGTAATATGGcacctaacttttttttttttaataattttccctATTACTAATTTTTCTTATCTTATATTATATGACCAACAAATACTCTTGCTcctatgaaaaaaagaaaaaaagaaatacttttGTTAAAAGCTTTTTAGTTTAGTTTGAAattattcaataaatttaaattcgaGTTCCCTTTCCTCACTTGTTATAAACAAAATTACACAACAAAAAGTTTGTTGTACTTGCAAGAAGCTAAAGAATTGCCACATGGCTTGGTAATAGGTGGGGTTGAAGTcccctttctttcatttttggaCTGACCATAAATTTATTACAAATATGGTTGAGGacaataatttattatcatgTGCGCTTTTGGTTTATcctatttttattgatttataataaaataaataccatAGGCATGTGTTTTCCCTTTAATatcttaatatatatgtgtcttttaaaatgaaaagttcttattttctctttttattgctcttacctttttctttaaaaaaaaaaaagcaactaaaAATGTGTCTATCTCAtattcaaaaaatgaaataagttttagcaaaatcattgtatctttatgtttttattaataatGGAGTCATCCCAATTCTCAAACTAAAACACACGTTTGCAAGGggttgaaaataaaacaaaatcatcGAGTTTGAAAAATGAGTGATATCTAAAGTGCGTAGCAATAAAGGAAGAAATAATGATGATAAGAAGGTATCTTATGAATATAtgtgaataaaaattttcttgttcttttaataagataaattttactttatcttttattatcCACAAATTATGGTTGGCCATGGGTCGGGTATACCCAAACTTAGCCCGAGAATTTTACCCATAAATACTGGAACCCCAAAACTTAATTACTACCAATACCCATTAACTACCCAATTTCTTACCCATGGATATCTAGACTTGAcccaaatacaatttttttttctctaattttttaaaattaaaattatgcaAAGCGAGAAAACAAAACATTTAATAAGGAaagataaattacaataaaactagtaaaatacaaaatttatagttttaaaagtCCCATTAACTTTTGAAAAGGTATCATAATCAACTAATTTTGTCTTTGCCAAATCATTATGGGAAAAAACaatgttttattattaaaaacaaaaaagaagtgtaaaaaatttttaaaaaaaaaaaaacccaacaggTTAGTTCGGGTAAGGAAATACCTTACCCAATCTGTCAAATTGGGGCATAGGAAATACCCATACTCAATGCCCGTATTCCCATTGGATAAAGTAAAATCCGCACACTCTAGGATAAAGTATTTGCTACCATTTGGGTTTGGCCATCCCTAAATTCTACAATAGGTCATATGTcttgttcatttatttatttatttttacttttgttataactttataatgaaaaataaaaggacaCGTGGTGACCCATCATAGGTGGGGTAGTAGGTGTAACATTAGAATATGATAGAATGATAATATAAATACGCAAATGTTAACGGATATCTTAACAACATTGGTTTAGAAACTATttctagaaatattttataaaaataaaatacaaaaaaataagttttttttttactaatttttacattttctcaaaactttcttaatataattaattaataattgcTTTAAGACACCAATTAACACAACCATAGTGGgtattatgaattttattataaaacacTTACCACtgaatcaataataaaaaaatccatttaaacattaatgtattatattattgaaatttaCCAACCAATCATATTAGTCAATGACACGTTATAATTGAAATCTTATGCAATATCTTTGGCATTTTGCGTTAAGATAACAGTCAAAAGATGAAAGGGACCCCATACCTGTCCAAATTTAGCATTGGGAAACTTGGCTCTGAAAGCTTCTTCAAGCTCCTTCCCCAGCGGTGCCCCACCAGATTTGAGCATTCTTATGGACGATAGATCATACTTGTGAAGATCAGGGGACTTGGAAATCGACAACACGATTGGTGGCACAATAGGCATCACACTCACCTTATGTTTCTGTATCAGCCCCAACAAAGAACCGATCTCAAACTTCTGCATGATCAAAATAGCAGCACCAACTCTCAACCCACAAAGCAACACCGAGTTGAGTGAGTAAATGTGAAACAAAGGCAACACACATAGTATCACATCCTCACTGTGAAAATAAAGGTTTGGATTCTCTCCATCAACCTGTTGAGCCACACTGGTGACAAGCCCTTTGTGTGTTAACATGACCCCTTTTGGCAACCCTGTTGTACCTGAAGAATAAGGTAGTGCAACCACATCATCGGGACTAATATCGACCTTAggaatttggttttcattggCTTGTGTTAGCTCTGAGAAATGCAAGCAGTCTTGTGGGGGTGAGTCTATGCACATGATCTTGACATTATTTTCATGTGCCAAGTCCTTGACTTTGTCATAGTAACTAGCTTGCGTGATAATGAGCTTTGCGTTGGACCCTTTTGCTTGTTTTGCTATTTCAGCTGGCGTAAAGAAAGGATTGGCAGCAGTGGTTATAGCACCTAAATGTGACGCACCAAGGAAAACAAAGACAAATTCAGGCGTGTTTGGTAGCAAGATAAGGACAATATCTCCTTGTCCAATGCCAAGCTTGTTGAGGCCAGAGGCAACCTTGCGAGAAATGAGATCAACATCATAGTATGTGTATACCTCCCCTGTTGAACCGTTGATCAAACATGGTTTTGAGCCAACTTTGGAAATGTTTTCAAAGCAGTAGGAGTGTAGAGGGAGGTGTTTCGGTATGTAAATGTCAGGGAGTTTTGATCGGAAAATGAATTCCTGTTCCTTTGTTTGGAGAGCCATTTGGGGAAATGAGAAGGATAGGGAGATTAGGAAATGGGAATTGATGAGGATAATCTTTGGTGCTGTTGAATTGAGATGGAGGGGAAAATATCGATCGTATAAATGTTGATAGCTTAAGTTGGGGGTTGGTGAAATGGGGGTACTTGATTGGGATTATGGAATTGTTTTGAGGGTGAAACTGGGAAGGAGGGAATTGAATAATAAACATCATGGTTGGTGAAGGAGGAGACTATGGAGTTGGTTGGTGAGATTGGTTTGGGTGGTGGGGTCTTATTTGCAGCTGTGGTTGagatagtgattttttttttcttttctttactaaAGTAGGCTTTTTACCTACCACAGGTCCACAGCATGACATAGACTCAAGAGAGTTTTGTGGCTGCTGGACCAGAACCAAGTGTCTTCCTTCACCTACTCCCATGtctgaaaaaaatattattgttctGAGGTTTTAAGCCCaggtgtgtttgattttgatgtaAGCCCAAACCAATAATAAGCAACCACAGCCTGCAATGCTGCATATATAGCCATGTGAGCACTAGCATCCGGtgatgcaaaaaaataaaaaaataaaacaaaacaaaatgtattttgCATATTCAAACACTATATCTATTATATcaactcattttacaacttatcttacatcttaatttttatttttacatacaatccaataaaataatataaactacctaataaaataataaaaaagtattattctctctctttactcccattatctttttctcttcacacacaacctctagattaaatattattgttttCCAACTTATGAATAGTAAAGTTGTATATATGCAActttactattcataggttgcaaattttttaagtatatgtaagtgcacaattgcacctggccccaagaacagttacgggctcaggcccaacgagccttaaataatgtaatttgtagagtgtgggcttgaaacccaggttagaagtgtttgaggattaaatggcaagccaaagattataaacacttaaaaacaacaaagaatactataagtcaatctgctcggatataagccgagaactgttcttatattatttctctctctctttttctctttcctttaggttacaaagaggggATCCtcttttctgtcttagattgctctttaaatactactcttttgaatactttgtacacgtgttgctttacctcccctttagtctagatatttcttttctcagtgcctttgaatagtaaccagaaatttctcttccactgttcaggtgtcacttccccataaatgcggccagggtggtaggtgcagggtctttaatgtggaggtggcagcctttacctttgacatttcttcaacaccagtgcttctggggcattctagggtttcccccttttaaccattggccttaaccgtgtcatcccctaatctttactacgaaatcccgagttcttcggtgtccatccgagggtaagttcaccctcggctggatcctcgtatcctcggcgtatgggccgacccatagtactaacaaattttaaacccaggagcaggtcggccttccttaacacggcccaaaaggcccacattctcatcaggatctttttgccccccacagtATACAAATCCGGATGGAGTGAGTTTTTATTATCTTAGGTTGTAAAATAGCTATTGTGGAGTGTTTACATCTCAATGCTAGTGCTCAATACTAGAATTTTGGAGAATGggtgatttgaaatttagatGTTATTGTTGGAATTTTAAAAAGTATCAATCAATTTAAAAGGTTATTGTCACAGAAAGAAGGAGGGGGAGCTAGAGACCATGGCTtcctttgattttaaaaaagaaaaatgttagagTTATTGAtggcaatttttgaaattttgtttatcataaaaaaaaaaaaagaacaaaacattAGAAGGTTAACAATTTGTTTTTACAAGTTTTCATATCTTAAAATCATCACAAGATAGCTTATTATCAATTGTCATATTGTAAATGTGGGTAgatgtgaccatttttttttaagtttgtataacattattatttttatgaagttgtcattatttatttgtcattgtttttataaaaatattttaaactaaatgacaaaactcaacccATTGGCATTGTACTTTATAATACAATAAGTGTCTACTTAGCTAATCAAATGCTTGAACAATtactaattttactatttttttttcttgaatcactaagtatttttaattattaaattatataaatttatattatatttatagtgTGGGTACTCAGGATTTTCACCTCAGAAGATGAGTCAGATTCAAGCATTGCTGATGATTCAGACCCAGAAATTCAAACCATATAtacatctcagcctcttatagccccaatagctagccccacaccaatagcccAAGTTCACAAACTCCTTGATACCTACTCCAGACTCATCCCGGTGATAGCTTTGTTTGAtacaggagcagcagcaacaatcctTCATcctaaaattttaccaaaagaTTTTTGGTTACCCCATCATCAGACGTTTAGAGCAGCCAATGGAAAAACATTCCTGATTACCCAGAGAAGTAAgcccattcacattagaatatttccaacccttaccattaaacaccaagtccttggatccccCCTCATAGGCAGAGACCTCCTCATAGGATTTGACCTCCTTCACCAGATACCTAGCCTCAGATGGTCCTCAAAAGGTTtcttgcataaacaacaccttctcacatgGACCTAGGTACCACATTTGTTCTCAATAAACCCTTTTGACTCCTTGAAATTTCAGATCATTAATGAATGTTGTGCAGCCACCCACTTAGAATTCTTCCTCAAAAATCCAAATCCTATGTGGAAAAACCcagcctttttcataacccttcccttaaaaaagaatgaagatgttaaccccACAGAAGCTAGTCATAGAGGTATGAATCCAGAACATTTGACCCTAGCTAAGCAGGAGTTATCCACTCTTCTTTCAGAAAACCTCATCGAACtcacaacttctccatgggcatgtgaagccttctatgttaacaagcatgcagaacaagttcaaggaaagcttagattggtaattaattaccaagatcttaatcatttccttgctgatgacaagttttcactgccaaacaaaagtgctcttttccagcatctttccaatgccaaagtattttcaaagtttgatctcaaagcaggattttggcaattaggaatccatccagaagaaagatacaagacagcattttgcattccagaccaccattatcaatggacggtaatgcctttcggcctcaaaaatgctccatctcaattccaaaaagcaatggtaacgcTTTTCCAACCActgttgtcaaatgcattgatttatgtagatgatatcctcatattctcaaaagatgcagaatcccatgaaaaattgcttactgaattctacaatttagtaaaagctcaagAGATAAtactttcagaaaagaaaatggtcataggagtatcttctattgacttcttgggagtaaacatttcagatggaaagtacactCTGCAACCTCACATAGCAGTCTCTCTTAGTGAATTTCCAGATATGC
The sequence above is drawn from the Castanea sativa cultivar Marrone di Chiusa Pesio chromosome 5, ASM4071231v1 genome and encodes:
- the LOC142635379 gene encoding 4-coumarate--CoA ligase 2-like produces the protein MALQTKEQEFIFRSKLPDIYIPKHLPLHSYCFENISKVGSKPCLINGSTGEVYTYYDVDLISRKVASGLNKLGIGQGDIVLILLPNTPEFVFVFLGASHLGAITTAANPFFTPAEIAKQAKGSNAKLIITQASYYDKVKDLAHENNVKIMCIDSPPQDCLHFSELTQANENQIPKVDISPDDVVALPYSSGTTGLPKGVMLTHKGLVTSVAQQVDGENPNLYFHSEDVILCVLPLFHIYSLNSVLLCGLRVGAAILIMQKFEIGSLLGLIQKHKVSVMPIVPPIVLSISKSPDLHKYDLSSIRMLKSGGAPLGKELEEAFRAKFPNAKFGQGYGMTEAGPVLSMCLAFAKEPFEVKSGACGTVVRNAEMKIVDPETGASLPHNQRGEICIRGDQIMKGYINDPEATARTIDKEGWLHTGDIGLIDDEDELFIVDRLKELIKYKGFQVAPAELEAILLTHPNVSDVAVVPMKDESAGEVPVAFVVRPNGSQVTEDEIKQFVSKQVVFYKRINRVFFIDAIPKSPSGKILRKNLREKLAADFSK